From Geminocystis sp. NIES-3709, the proteins below share one genomic window:
- a CDS encoding tyrosine-type recombinase/integrase, with translation MMLSSKLTRASNDSQIVLSWLTNKQSIHTQRQYSCTIEQFLQFTGKDLSQIMIEDIQDYLRSLKLRNQKLSTVKVKLMIIKSLFSYCVKTGYLPLNPAAMVDNPKVNDNISQKLLTVDDIKNLMSHTTGIRDKLLIKVMFGLGLRVSETINLQWTNFRVDGEMVNLTIIGKGNRQRTVLVIPSLWQELQVLRKKGIDYLFTASEHNIPLRRNTAHYMLKKVAKKAGLNENLSCHWLRHSHATEAIKGGCDLSLLQQSLGHSSITTTQKYLCLRLNEGSGNYINF, from the coding sequence ATGATGCTGTCCTCTAAATTAACTCGCGCCTCGAATGATTCGCAAATAGTTTTAAGTTGGTTGACTAATAAGCAGTCTATTCATACCCAACGACAATATAGCTGTACGATCGAGCAATTTTTGCAGTTTACGGGTAAGGATTTATCCCAGATTATGATCGAGGATATTCAAGATTATCTGCGCTCTCTCAAGTTAAGAAACCAGAAACTGTCAACTGTCAAGGTAAAGTTGATGATCATTAAAAGTCTTTTTTCTTACTGCGTCAAAACGGGTTATTTACCCCTAAATCCTGCGGCAATGGTAGATAATCCCAAGGTGAATGATAATATTTCTCAAAAATTATTGACTGTTGATGATATAAAAAACTTAATGAGCCACACTACGGGAATAAGAGATAAGTTGTTGATTAAGGTAATGTTCGGGTTAGGGTTAAGGGTTAGCGAAACAATTAATTTACAATGGACTAATTTTAGGGTGGATGGTGAAATGGTTAATTTAACCATCATTGGTAAAGGTAATCGCCAAAGAACGGTATTGGTTATTCCTTCCCTTTGGCAAGAGTTACAGGTGTTGAGGAAAAAGGGCATAGATTATTTATTTACGGCTTCTGAGCACAATATCCCCTTGAGACGTAATACCGCTCATTATATGCTCAAGAAAGTAGCGAAAAAGGCAGGGTTAAATGAAAATTTATCTTGTCATTGGTTACGCCATAGTCATGCCACGGAGGCAATTAAGGGGGGTTGTGATTTATCTTTATTACAACAGAGTTTGGGACATAGTTCTATTACTACTACTCAGAAGTATCTTTGTTTAAGGCTAAATGAGGGCAGCGGTAATTATATTAATTTTTGA